In Pseudomonas oryzicola, one DNA window encodes the following:
- a CDS encoding histidine kinase, translating to MANKTLRILIADANPCQRLQLERLLNGLGYYRIAPVDSFEELQRLVLCALQPFHLLLGNIELASHAGVDLERFCRVSPQIQHALLYHTTQVAVPSVPHTERQAVSLSLPQVPDNDALEAFMAIIDTPLQVGKLPLPGSLPAAPGRSLGRANFSYTVFSR from the coding sequence ATGGCAAACAAGACCCTGCGCATCCTCATCGCCGATGCAAACCCGTGCCAGCGCCTGCAACTGGAGCGGCTGCTCAATGGCCTGGGCTACTACCGGATAGCCCCCGTGGACAGCTTCGAGGAGCTGCAGCGCCTGGTGCTGTGTGCTCTGCAGCCTTTTCACCTGCTGCTGGGCAATATCGAACTGGCCAGCCATGCCGGAGTTGATCTGGAACGCTTCTGCCGCGTCAGCCCGCAGATCCAGCACGCCCTGCTGTATCACACCACCCAGGTGGCCGTGCCGTCGGTGCCACATACCGAGCGCCAGGCCGTCAGCCTGAGCCTGCCGCAGGTGCCCGATAACGATGCGCTGGAGGCGTTCATGGCGATCATCGATACGCCGCTGCAGGTCGGCAAGCTGCCGCTGCCGGGCTCCCTGCCAGCGGCACCGGGGCGGTCCCTGGGGCGTGCCAACTTCTCCTACACGGTGTTCAGCCGCTAG
- a CDS encoding sigma-70 family RNA polymerase sigma factor: MEHYYRELVGFLSARLGSRQAAEDVAHDAYLRVLERTDGKRIEHPRAFLYRTALNLVVDRHRRHLVRQAEPLEVLDSDERWHTPAPAHDMQLDQRLALMQRALDELGKVCRDCFLLRKLDGLSHQQIAEHLGISRSLVEKHIVNAMKHCRVRMREWEC, from the coding sequence GTGGAACATTACTATCGCGAACTGGTGGGCTTCCTCTCAGCGCGCCTGGGCAGTCGCCAGGCCGCTGAAGATGTGGCGCACGATGCTTACCTGCGCGTGCTGGAACGCACTGACGGCAAGCGCATCGAGCACCCGCGTGCCTTCCTTTACCGCACCGCGCTCAACCTGGTGGTCGACCGCCACCGGCGGCACCTGGTACGCCAGGCCGAGCCGCTGGAGGTGCTGGACAGCGACGAACGCTGGCACACCCCGGCGCCGGCGCATGACATGCAGCTCGACCAACGCCTGGCGCTGATGCAGCGTGCCCTCGATGAACTGGGCAAGGTCTGCCGTGACTGCTTCTTGCTGCGCAAGCTCGATGGCCTGTCGCACCAGCAGATTGCCGAGCACCTGGGCATTTCCCGCAGCCTGGTGGAAAAGCACATCGTCAACGCCATGAAGCACTGCCGGGTGCGCATGCGCGAATGGGAATGCTGA
- a CDS encoding efflux transporter outer membrane subunit, with the protein MTLPSRLSLLPLCVCLAACSTPTTPASDLTAPFAWQGAAASASAQPPTTQWWQAFASRELERLVQHALDNAHDLAAATARVRQAQARAAMAGAPLLPELKLGLDGSRQRLLHGEGNDQLDVSRSEPTSTSFDVQLSASYEIDFWGGLRATREHALRNLDASRFDRQTVELTLVSAVADSYLQGLALAEQLRIARLNLRNAQDVLGLVEARQRSGSATRLELAQQRSLVAAQQRQLPLLEQKWQDSRVTLATLLGDPVQSLPTSQEAITSLHWPAIASGVPSELLARRPDIAAAEARLAAASANVQVARAAMLPKLTLGANLGAGADTFAHLFDSAYYTLTSGLVAPVFNNGRLRAARELAEAEQAELLETYRSSILAAFADVEKALNAIDGVDRQRQWQDEEVQQAWLAFDLAQRRYGAGAETLLSVLETQRTWYVAQDQQAQLRLARLQASVALYKALGGGWQLAPASDPL; encoded by the coding sequence ATGACTCTGCCTAGCCGCCTCAGCCTGTTGCCCCTGTGCGTGTGCCTCGCCGCCTGCAGCACGCCAACCACTCCTGCCAGCGACCTGACCGCCCCCTTCGCCTGGCAAGGCGCAGCCGCATCAGCCTCGGCACAACCGCCGACGACACAGTGGTGGCAAGCCTTCGCCAGCCGCGAGCTGGAGCGCCTGGTGCAACATGCCCTGGACAATGCCCACGACCTGGCTGCCGCCACGGCGCGGGTGCGCCAGGCCCAGGCCCGCGCGGCCATGGCCGGGGCGCCGTTGCTGCCGGAGCTGAAGCTCGGCCTGGACGGCAGCCGCCAACGCCTGCTGCACGGCGAGGGCAACGACCAGCTTGACGTCAGCCGCAGCGAACCGACCAGCACCTCGTTCGACGTGCAGCTCAGCGCCAGCTACGAAATCGACTTCTGGGGCGGCCTGCGCGCGACCCGCGAACATGCCCTGCGCAACCTGGATGCCAGCCGTTTCGACCGCCAGACCGTTGAGCTGACCCTGGTCAGTGCAGTAGCCGACAGTTACCTGCAGGGGCTGGCCCTGGCAGAACAGCTGCGCATCGCCCGCCTGAACCTGCGCAATGCCCAGGACGTCCTGGGCCTGGTCGAAGCGCGCCAGCGCAGCGGCTCCGCCACGCGCCTGGAGCTGGCCCAGCAGCGCAGCCTGGTGGCCGCGCAGCAACGCCAGCTGCCGTTGCTGGAACAGAAGTGGCAGGACAGCCGGGTCACCCTGGCGACCCTGCTCGGCGACCCGGTGCAGTCGTTGCCCACCAGCCAGGAAGCGATCACCAGCCTGCACTGGCCGGCAATCGCCAGCGGCGTGCCCAGCGAACTGCTTGCTCGCCGACCGGACATTGCCGCAGCCGAAGCGCGCCTGGCCGCTGCCAGCGCCAATGTGCAAGTCGCCCGCGCGGCCATGCTGCCCAAGCTCACCCTCGGCGCCAACCTGGGGGCGGGCGCCGACACCTTTGCCCACCTGTTCGACAGCGCCTACTACACCCTCACCAGCGGCCTGGTCGCCCCGGTCTTCAACAACGGCCGACTGCGTGCCGCACGTGAACTGGCCGAAGCCGAACAGGCGGAACTGCTGGAAACCTACCGCAGCAGCATCCTGGCCGCTTTTGCCGATGTCGAGAAGGCGCTCAATGCGATCGACGGCGTGGACCGCCAGCGCCAGTGGCAGGATGAGGAAGTGCAGCAAGCATGGCTGGCATTCGACCTGGCACAGCGGCGTTATGGTGCAGGCGCGGAAACCTTGTTGAGCGTGCTGGAAACCCAGCGCACCTGGTATGTGGCGCAGGACCAGCAGGCACAACTGCGCCTGGCGCGGTTGCAGGCGAGCGTGGCGTTGTACAAGGCATTGGGCGGGGGCTGGCAACTCGCTCCAGCAAGCGACCCATTGTAG
- the pvdP gene encoding pyoverdine maturation tyrosinase PvdP translates to MTISRRGFIAGVALTGVVVPAAVGALYRQRQRAAEAFPETPGEAVVELADTGLQQLGDTLRGIWRWTQLGEEAGLQGLPAGDLELFLDVAANGRALRGYLDTPERLRAEAEPRYCVVGDLLADTPGTLRWRLFSSQARYECHVVLDEVWGRFGNAGPATLNGRIARLDRALSLPVQDNHFLALKRSFPEARERTPLNPQLLAWLITAEHRLFHQLWHASRDKWHKLAKDKQGALRGLGWQPGPRDRERDARGRYKDRNGSGEDFLFMHRHMLGSARALQDLPSWPRFPLPQPELERDRAGFARYFDNHDGNALPPTWLTDDDADYTLWVRNIKTADTFHGNFQVWESRYTDPEYLSTLTLAQFGSELELGLHDWLHMRWASVPRDPANGMPVPTARTPDDFAERWFAAQNDFLGDPFSSHVNPVFWRFHGWIDDRIEDWFDAHERLHPGEVRRLQVNGVPWFAPGRWVAVADPWLGPDTHGCSTVPGLRPGRSVEMDPETMKLALRIIYSDDGLFDKLRPRVPQRPWYARNLRV, encoded by the coding sequence ATGACGATTTCCCGACGCGGTTTCATCGCCGGTGTGGCATTGACGGGCGTGGTGGTGCCCGCTGCGGTGGGGGCGCTGTATCGCCAGCGCCAGCGCGCCGCCGAGGCATTTCCGGAAACCCCTGGCGAGGCCGTTGTCGAGTTGGCCGATACCGGTCTGCAGCAGTTGGGCGATACCCTGCGCGGCATCTGGCGCTGGACCCAGCTGGGCGAGGAGGCCGGCCTGCAGGGTTTGCCGGCGGGAGACCTGGAGCTGTTCCTTGACGTTGCTGCCAATGGCCGTGCCCTGCGCGGCTATCTGGATACCCCCGAGCGCCTGCGTGCGGAGGCGGAACCGCGCTACTGTGTGGTCGGTGACCTGCTGGCGGACACGCCGGGCACCTTGCGCTGGCGGCTGTTTTCGTCCCAGGCGCGCTATGAATGCCATGTCGTGCTCGACGAGGTATGGGGCCGCTTCGGCAACGCCGGGCCGGCGACCCTCAATGGGCGCATTGCGCGCCTGGACCGGGCGTTGTCGTTGCCGGTGCAGGACAACCATTTCCTGGCCTTGAAACGCAGCTTCCCGGAAGCCCGTGAACGGACCCCGCTGAACCCGCAGCTGCTGGCCTGGCTGATCACTGCGGAGCATCGCCTGTTTCACCAGCTGTGGCACGCCTCGCGGGACAAATGGCACAAGCTGGCCAAGGACAAGCAGGGCGCGCTGCGTGGCCTGGGCTGGCAACCCGGGCCACGCGACCGCGAGCGTGATGCGCGAGGTCGGTACAAGGACCGCAATGGCTCGGGTGAGGACTTCCTGTTCATGCACCGGCATATGCTTGGCAGCGCTCGGGCGTTGCAGGACCTGCCTTCCTGGCCGCGCTTCCCGCTGCCGCAGCCGGAACTGGAGCGCGACCGCGCAGGGTTCGCTCGCTACTTCGACAACCATGACGGCAATGCCCTGCCGCCCACGTGGCTGACCGATGATGACGCCGACTACACCCTGTGGGTACGCAACATCAAGACCGCGGATACCTTCCACGGCAACTTCCAGGTCTGGGAGTCGCGCTATACCGACCCCGAGTACCTGAGCACGCTGACCCTGGCGCAGTTCGGCTCGGAACTGGAGCTGGGCCTGCACGACTGGTTGCACATGCGCTGGGCATCGGTGCCGCGCGACCCCGCCAATGGCATGCCCGTGCCGACGGCGCGCACGCCGGATGATTTTGCCGAGCGCTGGTTCGCTGCGCAGAACGACTTCCTCGGGGACCCGTTTTCATCCCACGTGAACCCGGTGTTCTGGCGCTTTCATGGCTGGATCGACGACCGCATCGAGGATTGGTTCGACGCCCATGAGCGGTTGCACCCCGGCGAGGTTCGGCGCCTGCAGGTCAACGGTGTGCCGTGGTTCGCGCCAGGGCGCTGGGTGGCAGTGGCGGACCCGTGGTTGGGACCGGATACGCATGGCTGCTCGACGGTACCGGGATTACGGCCTGGGCGCAGCGTGGAGATGGACCCGGAAACGATGAAGCTGGCATTGCGCATCATCTACAGCGATGACGGCCTGTTCGACAAGTTGCGGCCCAGGGTGCCACAGCGGCCGTGGTATGCGCGCAACCTGAGGGTGTAG
- a CDS encoding efflux RND transporter periplasmic adaptor subunit, with the protein MRPLTNIRRRVLLTSLGLLGLGSLLAWKTLPYGAQPFSTVAVTRADIESSVTALGTLQPRRYVDVGAQASGQIHTLHVEVGDTVRKGQLLVEIDPSTQQARLDAGRYSIDNLKAQLAEQRAQFQLARQQLKRQRDLAAAGATRDEDVQTAAAQLKVTQARIDMFQAQIRQAQASLRSDEAELGYTRIYAPMDGTVVAVDAREGQTLNAQQHTPLILRIARLSPMTVWAQVSEADIGQVKPGMTAYFTTLAGGKRRWTSTVRQVLPVPPKPLEQASQGGGSPASVSNGSAGNQVVQYSVLLDVDNPDGALMAEMTTQVFFVAGKASQVLTVPRAALDDAEGLRLAHVLTRDGKLEQRQVRTGLSDRLRVQVLDGLNEGERLVIGAPGISGG; encoded by the coding sequence ATGAGACCTTTAACCAATATCCGTCGCCGGGTGCTGCTCACGAGCCTGGGCCTCCTCGGCCTTGGCAGCCTGCTGGCCTGGAAGACCCTGCCCTATGGCGCACAGCCGTTCAGCACGGTCGCCGTGACACGCGCCGACATCGAAAGCAGCGTAACCGCGCTGGGCACCCTGCAACCAAGGCGCTACGTGGATGTTGGGGCCCAGGCGTCCGGGCAGATCCATACCCTGCACGTCGAGGTTGGCGACACGGTGCGCAAAGGCCAGCTGCTGGTCGAAATCGACCCCTCGACCCAGCAGGCCCGGCTGGATGCCGGCCGTTACTCGATCGACAACCTCAAGGCCCAGTTGGCCGAACAACGCGCGCAGTTCCAGCTGGCACGTCAGCAGCTCAAGCGCCAACGTGACCTGGCCGCTGCTGGCGCCACCCGCGACGAGGACGTACAAACCGCCGCCGCCCAGCTCAAAGTCACCCAGGCGCGCATCGACATGTTCCAGGCGCAGATCCGCCAGGCCCAGGCCAGCCTGCGCAGCGACGAGGCCGAGCTGGGCTACACACGCATCTACGCGCCCATGGACGGTACCGTGGTGGCGGTGGATGCCCGCGAGGGGCAAACCCTCAACGCCCAGCAGCATACCCCGTTGATCCTGCGCATCGCCAGGCTCTCGCCAATGACGGTATGGGCCCAGGTATCGGAGGCCGACATCGGCCAGGTCAAGCCCGGCATGACCGCGTACTTCACCACCCTGGCCGGGGGCAAGCGTCGCTGGACCAGCACCGTGCGCCAGGTGTTGCCGGTGCCGCCCAAGCCGCTGGAACAGGCCAGCCAGGGTGGCGGCAGCCCGGCCAGCGTCAGCAATGGCAGCGCCGGCAACCAGGTGGTGCAGTACAGCGTGCTGCTGGACGTCGACAACCCGGACGGTGCGCTGATGGCCGAGATGACCACCCAGGTGTTCTTCGTCGCAGGCAAGGCCAGCCAGGTGCTGACCGTACCACGGGCAGCGCTGGACGATGCCGAGGGCCTGCGCCTGGCACATGTACTGACCCGTGACGGCAAGCTGGAACAGCGCCAGGTGCGCACAGGGCTCAGTGACCGCCTGCGGGTGCAGGTACTGGACGGCCTGAATGAAGGCGAACGCCTGGTCATCGGCGCCCCTGGCATCAGCGGAGGCTGA
- a CDS encoding MacB family efflux pump subunit, which produces MSTPLIELIDIRKSYGGVDTPKVDILHGISLRIYPGEFVAIVGASGSGKSTLMNILGCLDRPSSGHYRFAGQDVAELGGDELAWLRREAFGFVFQGYHLIPAASAQENVEMPAIYAGIAAPERHARASALLGRLGLASRTGNRPHQLSGGQQQRVSIARALMNGGHIILADEPTGALDSHSGTEVMALLDELAGQGHVIILITHDRNVAARAQRVIEIRDGLVVSDSASVQAPLDTGRGLQADQLRQRLDRGATLRGAWRGELFEALQAAWRVMWVNRFRTALTLLGIVIGVASVVVMLAVGEGSKRQVMAQMAAFGSNILYLNGKPASLGEQAGTISLDDVAAIGQLPQVRHVMPVLGEKMMVRHGNNSQRFYVGGNNTRFPEIFNWPAVHGSFYTDNDETNAAAVAVIGQKVREKMLDPGHDPLGQYLLIGNVPFQVVGILAGKGASSGDQDSDGRIVVPYSAAAIRLFGQRDPDYIAVAALDSARVGETEAAIDQLLRQRHNGRQDFELTNDAALIQAEARTQNSLSLMLGAIAAISLLVGGIGVMNIMLMTVRERTREIGIRMATGARQRDILRQFLSEAVMLSMVGGLAGIVLALAIGAGLMLADVAVAFALPAMLGAFACAVVTGIVFGFMPARKAARLDPVKALTSE; this is translated from the coding sequence ATGAGCACACCGCTGATCGAACTGATCGACATCCGTAAATCCTACGGCGGCGTCGACACCCCCAAGGTCGATATCCTGCATGGCATCAGCCTGCGCATTTACCCCGGTGAGTTCGTCGCCATCGTCGGCGCTTCTGGCTCCGGCAAATCGACGCTCATGAATATCCTCGGTTGCCTCGATCGCCCCTCCTCCGGCCACTATCGCTTCGCCGGCCAGGACGTGGCCGAGTTAGGCGGCGACGAGCTGGCCTGGTTGCGCCGCGAAGCGTTCGGCTTCGTATTCCAGGGCTACCACCTGATCCCCGCGGCTTCGGCCCAGGAAAACGTGGAAATGCCGGCCATCTATGCCGGTATCGCCGCTCCCGAACGCCACGCCCGCGCCAGCGCCCTGCTCGGCCGCCTGGGCCTGGCCAGCCGCACCGGCAACCGCCCGCATCAGTTGTCCGGCGGCCAGCAGCAGCGGGTATCGATCGCCCGGGCGTTGATGAACGGCGGCCATATCATCCTTGCCGACGAACCCACCGGCGCGCTCGACAGCCATAGCGGCACCGAGGTGATGGCGTTGCTCGATGAGCTGGCCGGCCAAGGCCACGTGATCATCCTGATCACCCACGACCGCAACGTCGCGGCGCGGGCGCAGCGAGTGATCGAGATCCGCGACGGCCTGGTCGTCAGCGATTCGGCCAGCGTACAGGCCCCGCTCGACACTGGCCGAGGGCTGCAGGCCGACCAGTTGCGTCAGCGCCTGGACCGCGGCGCGACCTTGCGCGGGGCGTGGCGGGGCGAATTGTTCGAAGCCTTGCAGGCCGCCTGGCGGGTGATGTGGGTCAACCGCTTCCGTACCGCGCTGACCCTGCTGGGCATCGTCATCGGCGTTGCTTCGGTGGTGGTGATGCTGGCCGTGGGCGAAGGCAGCAAACGCCAGGTCATGGCGCAAATGGCCGCCTTTGGCTCGAACATCCTCTACCTCAATGGCAAGCCGGCGAGCCTGGGCGAGCAGGCTGGCACCATCAGCCTCGACGATGTCGCCGCCATTGGCCAATTGCCGCAGGTCAGGCACGTGATGCCGGTACTCGGAGAAAAGATGATGGTGCGCCACGGCAACAACAGCCAGCGGTTCTATGTGGGCGGCAACAACACCCGCTTCCCCGAGATTTTCAACTGGCCGGCGGTGCACGGCAGCTTCTACACCGATAACGATGAAACCAACGCCGCGGCAGTGGCGGTGATCGGCCAGAAAGTGCGGGAAAAGATGCTCGACCCAGGGCACGACCCGCTTGGGCAGTACCTGCTGATCGGCAATGTACCGTTCCAGGTGGTCGGCATTCTGGCTGGCAAAGGGGCCAGCTCCGGCGACCAGGACAGCGACGGGCGCATCGTGGTGCCCTACTCCGCAGCAGCTATCCGCCTGTTCGGCCAGCGCGACCCGGACTACATTGCCGTCGCCGCCCTCGACTCCGCACGGGTCGGCGAAACCGAAGCGGCCATCGACCAGCTGCTGCGCCAGCGCCACAACGGGCGGCAGGACTTCGAGCTGACCAACGACGCGGCACTGATCCAGGCCGAAGCACGCACGCAGAACAGCCTGTCGTTGATGCTGGGAGCGATTGCCGCGATCTCGCTGTTGGTGGGCGGCATCGGCGTGATGAACATCATGCTGATGACGGTGCGCGAGCGCACCCGCGAAATCGGTATCCGCATGGCCACCGGGGCACGCCAGCGCGACATCCTGCGGCAATTTCTCAGCGAGGCGGTGATGCTGTCGATGGTCGGCGGCCTTGCCGGAATCGTCCTGGCCTTGGCCATCGGCGCCGGCCTGATGCTGGCAGATGTGGCGGTGGCCTTCGCCCTGCCTGCCATGCTCGGCGCCTTTGCCTGCGCCGTGGTCACCGGCATCGTGTTCGGCTTCATGCCCGCGCGCAAGGCCGCCCGCCTCGACCCGGTCAAAGCCCTTACCAGCGAATAA
- a CDS encoding electron transfer flavoprotein-ubiquinone oxidoreductase, protein MSRREPVEREYMEFDVVIVGAGPAGLSAACRLKQKAAEAGSEISVCVVEKGSEVGAHILSGAVFEPRALNELFPDWKALGAPLNTEVKRDDIYVLKDAGSSTKVPDLFVPKTMHNQGNYIISLGNLCRWLAQQAENLGVEIYPGFAAQEALFDDNGVVRGIITGDLGVDREGNPKDGLYTPGMELRAKYTLFAEGCRGHIGKQLIKRFNLDSEADVQHYGIGLKEIWEIDPARHEQGLVVHTAGWPLDVMAKDNTGGSFLYHLENNQVVVGLIVDLSYANPYLSPFDEFQRLKHHPVISQYLEGGKRISYGARALAKGGINSLPKMVFNGGALIGCDLGTMNVAKIKGSHTAMKSGMLAAEAVADALIAGSEGGDQLNGYVSAFKASWLYEELFASRNFGPAMHKFGPLLGAAFNYVDQNWFGGKLPFTLHDTKPDYACLKLAADAQKIDYPKPDGKLSFDKLSSVFLSSTNHEEEQPCHLKLTDPNIPIASNLPLYDEPAQRYCPAGVYEVVSQEDGSKRFQINAQNCVHCKTCDIKDPAQNITWVTPEGAGGPNYPNM, encoded by the coding sequence ATGAGTAGGAGAGAACCAGTGGAACGCGAGTACATGGAATTCGACGTGGTCATCGTCGGCGCCGGCCCGGCAGGCCTGTCAGCCGCCTGCCGCCTGAAGCAGAAGGCCGCCGAAGCCGGTAGCGAAATCAGCGTCTGCGTGGTGGAAAAAGGCTCTGAAGTCGGCGCCCATATCCTCTCTGGCGCGGTGTTCGAGCCCCGTGCCCTGAACGAGCTGTTCCCCGACTGGAAAGCCCTCGGCGCACCACTGAATACCGAAGTGAAGCGCGACGACATCTACGTGCTCAAGGATGCCGGCAGCTCGACCAAGGTGCCTGACCTGTTCGTGCCCAAGACCATGCACAACCAGGGCAACTACATCATCTCCCTGGGCAACCTGTGCCGCTGGCTGGCCCAGCAGGCGGAGAACCTGGGCGTGGAAATCTACCCGGGCTTCGCTGCCCAGGAAGCCCTGTTCGATGACAACGGCGTAGTCCGCGGCATCATCACCGGTGACCTCGGCGTCGACCGCGAAGGCAACCCGAAAGACGGCCTGTACACCCCGGGCATGGAACTGCGCGCCAAGTACACCCTGTTTGCCGAAGGCTGCCGTGGCCACATCGGCAAGCAACTGATCAAGCGCTTCAACCTCGACAGTGAAGCCGACGTCCAGCACTACGGCATCGGCCTGAAGGAAATCTGGGAAATCGACCCGGCCAGGCACGAACAGGGCCTGGTGGTGCACACCGCCGGCTGGCCGCTGGATGTAATGGCCAAGGACAACACCGGTGGTTCGTTCCTTTATCACCTGGAAAACAACCAGGTAGTCGTCGGCCTGATCGTCGACCTGTCCTACGCCAACCCGTACCTTTCGCCGTTCGATGAATTCCAGCGCCTGAAGCACCACCCGGTGATCAGCCAGTACCTCGAAGGCGGCAAGCGGATCAGCTACGGCGCTCGCGCCCTGGCCAAGGGCGGTATCAACTCGCTACCGAAGATGGTCTTCAACGGCGGCGCCCTGATCGGCTGCGACCTTGGCACCATGAACGTAGCCAAGATCAAGGGCAGCCACACCGCGATGAAGTCCGGCATGCTGGCCGCCGAAGCAGTGGCCGATGCATTGATCGCCGGCAGCGAAGGCGGTGACCAGTTGAACGGCTATGTCAGCGCCTTCAAGGCCAGCTGGCTTTACGAAGAACTGTTCGCCAGCCGCAACTTCGGCCCGGCCATGCACAAGTTCGGCCCGCTGCTGGGCGCAGCATTCAACTATGTGGACCAGAACTGGTTCGGTGGCAAGCTGCCGTTCACCCTGCACGACACCAAGCCGGACTACGCCTGCCTGAAGCTGGCGGCCGATGCGCAGAAGATCGACTACCCGAAACCGGACGGCAAACTCAGCTTCGACAAGCTCAGCTCGGTATTCCTCTCCAGCACCAACCACGAAGAGGAGCAACCCTGCCACCTGAAGCTGACCGACCCGAACATCCCGATCGCCAGCAACCTGCCGCTGTACGACGAGCCGGCGCAGCGCTATTGCCCGGCCGGGGTGTACGAAGTGGTCAGCCAGGAAGACGGCAGCAAGCGCTTCCAGATCAACGCGCAGAACTGCGTACACTGCAAGACCTGCGACATCAAGGACCCGGCCCAGAACATCACCTGGGTCACCCCTGAAGGCGCTGGTGGGCCGAACTACCCGAACATGTAA
- a CDS encoding MFS transporter → MTANDTAYPPRFSRGDHRTLGLAALGGALEIYDFIIFVFFALTLSQLFFPPEMPEWLRLLQSFGIFVTGYLARPLGGILMAHFADHLGRKRVFSLSILMMALPCLLIGVMPTYADIGYAAPLILLALRILQGAAVGGEVPSAWTFVAEHAPAGRRGYALGFLQAGLTFGYLLGALTATLLAQLFTAQEILDYAWRYPFLLGGVFGVIGVWLRRWLSETPVFLALRARQAQPVSFPLRRVLGEHRRALIPAALLTCVLTSAVVVLVVITPTVMQQRFGMTAGHTFALSSIGIVFLNIGCVLAGLLVDRVGPWRALMFYSLLLPLGIGVLYASLVGQWGMTWLAYALAGLCCGVVGVVPSVMVGLFPAEIRVSGISFTYNVAYALWASTTPLALIALMPWSPWVCAGFCLIMGAVGLLTALYFGRRESLAFAAEPMPILCADK, encoded by the coding sequence ATGACTGCCAACGATACCGCTTACCCGCCCCGGTTCAGCCGCGGCGATCACCGGACCCTGGGCCTGGCGGCGTTGGGCGGCGCGCTCGAAATCTACGATTTCATCATTTTCGTGTTCTTTGCGCTCACCCTCAGCCAGCTGTTCTTCCCGCCTGAAATGCCCGAATGGCTGCGCCTGCTGCAAAGCTTCGGGATTTTCGTCACCGGCTACCTGGCGCGGCCGCTGGGTGGCATCCTGATGGCGCACTTCGCGGACCATCTTGGGCGCAAGCGGGTCTTCAGCCTGAGCATCCTGATGATGGCCCTGCCTTGCCTGCTGATCGGCGTGATGCCGACCTACGCCGACATTGGCTATGCCGCGCCGCTGATCCTGCTGGCCCTGCGTATACTGCAAGGCGCGGCAGTAGGCGGCGAGGTGCCCAGCGCCTGGACCTTCGTCGCCGAGCACGCACCCGCTGGCCGGCGCGGATACGCTTTGGGCTTCCTGCAGGCCGGGCTGACCTTCGGCTACCTGCTGGGGGCACTGACTGCGACCCTGCTCGCGCAGCTGTTCACCGCGCAGGAAATTCTCGATTACGCCTGGCGCTACCCGTTCCTGCTGGGTGGGGTGTTTGGTGTGATCGGCGTGTGGCTGCGCCGCTGGCTCAGCGAAACCCCGGTGTTCCTCGCCCTGCGCGCGCGCCAGGCGCAGCCGGTGAGCTTTCCGCTGCGGCGGGTGCTGGGCGAACATCGCCGGGCGTTGATCCCGGCGGCGCTGCTGACTTGTGTGCTGACCTCCGCCGTGGTGGTGCTGGTGGTGATTACACCGACGGTGATGCAGCAACGCTTTGGCATGACAGCCGGGCATACCTTTGCCTTGAGCAGCATCGGCATTGTGTTCCTCAACATCGGCTGCGTGCTGGCCGGTCTGCTGGTCGACCGCGTCGGCCCCTGGCGCGCGCTGATGTTCTACAGCCTGCTGCTGCCGCTGGGCATCGGCGTGTTGTACGCCAGCCTGGTGGGGCAGTGGGGCATGACCTGGCTGGCCTATGCGCTGGCCGGCCTGTGCTGTGGCGTGGTGGGAGTGGTGCCGTCGGTGATGGTCGGGTTGTTCCCGGCCGAGATCCGTGTGTCGGGTATTTCCTTCACTTACAACGTGGCCTATGCGCTGTGGGCCAGTACCACGCCGCTGGCGCTGATTGCATTGATGCCGTGGAGCCCTTGGGTGTGCGCCGGGTTTTGCCTGATCATGGGCGCGGTGGGGTTGTTGACGGCGTTGTACTTCGGGCGGCGTGAGTCGCTGGCGTTTGCAGCGGAGCCGATGCCGATCCTGTGTGCGGACAAATAG